DNA sequence from the Carassius gibelio isolate Cgi1373 ecotype wild population from Czech Republic chromosome A14, carGib1.2-hapl.c, whole genome shotgun sequence genome:
CACATTTCTTGGCAGGTTGAGACATTTCATTGATATCATCGATCCTTCCACTTTGTTTGTGACAGAGGTATGGAAATCTTGTCTGTGTTCTAGTAATTGTATTCAGTTAATCTGAGTTGCATTGTTTTTGACCTACAATGATCTCTCCTTTcttttatatactgtaattagGTCGCATCTATAAAGAATTAATGTTCATTCCTATCAACTAATTTACAATTTTGGATTAGTTGAATCCTGTAGTCCTATGTTACCTTtggatttctgttttatttttatagagtCGTTTAAGAGAATGTATCAAACTCCTGGATGATTTCAAGCAAGGGAATCTTCCTCCAGGAATTACAGATCACCAGGTGAAATCTATCTTATGTATAGTACATGTGGTGCAGTGTTTTATAACAATCTGTGTTTTGTGTTCAGCTGTGGGAGGCTCAGAAGGTGAAGCAGGTGAGTCTTGTGCTCATTGTTCTCTGCCACTTTTAAATGATTTACAGTCACCGACTCATCTCCTTTCAGGCCATCATTCACCCCGACACCGGGGAAAAGATCTTCATGCCTTTCCGCATGTCAGGTAAGAGCATAGAGAGGGTTAGATCtggacatatttaaataatagaaaagaaaagaatcacCCTGTGTGATTGTAAACAAACTTGACTTTGGTGTCAGTGCAAAAAGATTTTGACAGAAATTAACACACATTATtctgaatacatatatataaatataaagagaaacatttcattttttatcaaataaaggcagatttggtcagcataagagacttcttttaaaaacattgtaattataTAGAGAACCTGATTTCTTTTCTGTTGTTTGTTAGTTTAACTGGAATTATGACTGCAGCTTTATATTATAGATGTCATTCTGGATGTGTACATCCAAAAACGGTGATTATTTATGCAGGTGTGCAGCAGTTTGGTCATGCCgtgaaataaataatagaattGCACCATACTAACACAGTTTAAACTTAAAGTAATAAATAGTCAAACAAATGCAAATTGGGATATTTTTACTCTGTCCTGATTTCTGAGTTCtgatttgttgttgctgtttctcTTATCTGCATGCATTTCACAGGATATGTGCCGTTTGGAACGCCAATCGTAAGTCTTCTTTTCGCTAATTAAAAAAGATCAAAGCGCTACACAGATAGAGCAAATATAAGAGAAAGGAAGCCTTGCCAGTCATTATGCATCCAAATCCTCTAAGCATTAGAGGTGTTGAAATCTGTTATAAACCTTTGTTTCTATAGATAGGTGTAAATTATTAACCAGCGTATTGCTGTACACTCTCTTGCAGGTTGTTGGTCTTCTCCTTCCAAACCAGACTTTGGCCTCTACAGTGTTCTGGCAGGTAAAGTGGCTTGTTCCCATCATTTGAGTGCCTTAGTGCCAGGAAGCCTAAAGGCTGGCTCTGTGCCGTCAGTATCCCGAGAGCCACTgtgttacatttagaaataaatatcaGACTAAATTTGtcctaattaattagattttctgtatatttatttgacttttaccaAAGGCTGACTTCATAGAAAATCAAATCAGTCATTATCTGAAATAGGAATTCAGCAATAATCAAGCAAtacttcaatcaatcaataatcaAGTGACTGTCAGGAATTTCTCTATTACAGTGGCTGAACCAGAGTCACAACGCTTGTGTGAACTACTCCAACCGCAATGCCACAAAGGTACGGTCTGAAAAGTACTCTTAAACCAGGTCAGGTTTTTATGGTTTAACTATTGCAATGCAGCTGTAGATGGTCATTCAGTGAAGCGTTTCTTCTGCTCGATTCCATTTGAATGATCATTGTTTTGTCCCGAGGGCCAGACATCTGTTCTGCATCTGAATGTAGTTCACAACCTCAGAGTGTTTTTTCATTGCACAACGGTCTGTGCTACATTTGCTGCACCTGGATGTTGATGATTGTTTTTTCCCCCAACATTATTTTTAGCCAACACCAACCTCAAAGTTTATTCAGGGATATATGGGTGCCGTCACCAGTGCTGTTTCTATTGCAGTAAGTCAGTGGTGTTCAagttttgttcagttttattttttaaatgtaaatgtttgtcaTTGCGTCATGACCTCTAAATAAGCTGTGTATAAATGTTTCCTCCCTTAAAATGTCTGTctgatatgaaaatatttttttagaatattttcatttatttgtgattataaaatgtttaacaGCCCTTAGGGGTAATAGTGTTCTACTTACATAATATCTTAAGTAATGTTTTACTTAGTAATGTAATATTGTCTTACTGTAGGTGGGACTGAATGTACTTATCGAGAAATCCAGCAAATTTAACCCTGCCACCAGACTGTTCATACAGAGGTTCATCCCGTTCCCTGCTGTTGGTATGTAACTGTAGGTAATGACTCAGTCCCTCACTCTGTATTGTGTGAAGCTCCCCCTGCTGTCAGAATGAAAGCACaacacattcaaaagtttgaaggcAGTAAGATTTACCGGTagtcttaatgtttttgaaagaagtctcttgtgccttcaactgatttatttgatcaatgataaagtaaattagtaatattattatatataattacgaTGAACAAATGACCTTTCACAGAAACTGGATGTCATGTTTTGTTTCTCAGCCAGTGCGAACATCTGTAACGTGGCTCTAATGAGACACAACGAGCTGTCTGAGGGAATAGATGTGCTAGACCGCAACGGGAATGTAGTGGGATCCTCACGGATAGCTGCCAAACATGTGCGtacattttttgcattaaaatcttttttgttaattgttttattttcaaataaatgcaagtaaAGCTTTTAATTATAGTCAGAATTAAAAATAGTCAAAATTGTATTCTTACTAGCCATGTTGTTACGTGAATTTACAAAAGTAATTATTTTCCTTATGTCATAAGAAgacttagttttatttttttatttttttatcaggcaCTGATAGAAACAGCACTAACTCGAGTAGCGCTACCACTGCCAATCTTCGTCCTTCCACCGATCATAATGGCCTTCTTGGAAAAGTATGGAGCTATTTTTgcttcatttgcatttaaattcatttctgaattggaattattatgttataaatattattaaaaaaaaaaaaaaaaaatatatatatatatatatatatatatatatatatatatatatatatatatatatatatatatatatataatatatgattaaTTATACTTATGAATGAATTATAATTGTActtgtaattaattatttaaatgataattcaATTATTGTTAAGTAGCTAAAATATCACAGTCATGAGAGTCTGTTCTCGCTGTCCTGGACCAGGCTTCCTCTGATGCAGGCCCATCGCAGGATGATGCTGCCTGTACACAGTTTAGTATGTCTGGCCGTCTTTGGTCTGTCCTTGCCGCTGGCGATCAGTCTCTTCCCACAGATGTCAGAGGTACTGCAGCAACACCTGCATCACTTCCCCTCTTCCTCTACTGCAAACATTTGCTGCAGCAGTTTTCATTTTGTCTGTCGACCTCTTGCCATTAATCTTTTCGTCTGTGTGTGCtttga
Encoded proteins:
- the LOC128027512 gene encoding sideroflexin-5, with the protein product MAESASCPVFQLGKPRYEQSTFLGRLRHFIDIIDPSTLFVTESRLRECIKLLDDFKQGNLPPGITDHQLWEAQKVKQAIIHPDTGEKIFMPFRMSGYVPFGTPIVVGLLLPNQTLASTVFWQWLNQSHNACVNYSNRNATKPTPTSKFIQGYMGAVTSAVSIAVGLNVLIEKSSKFNPATRLFIQRFIPFPAVASANICNVALMRHNELSEGIDVLDRNGNVVGSSRIAAKHALIETALTRVALPLPIFVLPPIIMAFLEKLPLMQAHRRMMLPVHSLVCLAVFGLSLPLAISLFPQMSEIEASHLEPEIAMATDCKVLTYNKGL